One window of Jannaschia sp. CCS1 genomic DNA carries:
- a CDS encoding murein transglycosylase A encodes MGRLAVVFALLMTASVAVADEPVQLLGFDDLDGWAADDHSAALSVFRNTCMDLDGSDWAALCEVADTARDARTFFELFFQPVLIGGENPALFTGYYEPELTGSRTRTSRYRFPVYRMPPEVSGRWLSREEIEETRVLEGRGLEIAWVDDPVELFFLQIQGSGRIRMMDGSFIRVGYGGRNGHEYRSVGQELVRRGVYHAHQVSAQVIQSWVRRNPSAGRDLLHHNPSYVFFREVEITDPDLGPLGAMNRNITPHRTIAVDPDHTPLGAPVWIEKDGNGPIRRLMIAQDTGGAIQGAQRADIFFGFGDDAGEAAGVIRDPGRMIVLLPIERAHQLIPDA; translated from the coding sequence ATGGGACGGCTTGCGGTTGTCTTTGCCCTATTGATGACGGCGAGTGTCGCTGTGGCCGATGAGCCCGTGCAACTTCTTGGATTTGATGATCTGGACGGATGGGCTGCGGATGATCACTCCGCGGCCCTTTCCGTGTTTCGGAACACCTGTATGGATCTTGATGGGTCGGACTGGGCGGCGCTGTGCGAAGTGGCAGACACGGCGCGGGACGCCCGCACCTTCTTTGAGCTGTTCTTTCAGCCCGTCCTCATTGGTGGCGAAAACCCGGCCTTGTTTACGGGGTATTACGAGCCCGAACTGACCGGTTCGCGCACGCGCACCAGCCGATATCGCTTCCCTGTCTATCGGATGCCTCCGGAAGTGTCTGGCCGCTGGCTGTCTCGCGAAGAGATCGAGGAAACACGGGTGTTGGAAGGCCGCGGACTGGAGATTGCTTGGGTTGATGACCCGGTTGAGTTGTTTTTCCTGCAAATTCAAGGCTCTGGTCGGATCAGAATGATGGATGGCAGTTTCATCCGCGTCGGGTATGGCGGGCGGAATGGGCACGAATACCGATCCGTTGGGCAGGAGCTTGTGCGGCGCGGTGTGTATCATGCCCATCAGGTCTCTGCGCAGGTCATTCAGTCCTGGGTGCGCCGAAATCCGTCTGCCGGGCGGGATCTTCTGCACCACAATCCCAGCTATGTGTTCTTCCGCGAGGTTGAGATCACAGATCCCGATCTCGGGCCGCTTGGCGCGATGAACCGAAACATCACGCCCCACCGCACCATCGCTGTCGATCCGGACCACACACCTCTTGGCGCGCCTGTTTGGATTGAGAAAGATGGAAACGGCCCGATACGACGCCTGATGATTGCCCAAGACACGGGTGGCGCGATTCAAGGCGCACAGCGTGCTGATATCTTCTTTGGGTTTGGCGACGATGCGGGCGAGGCTGCCGGCGTCATCCGGGATCCTGGCCGTATGATCGTGCTGCTTCCGATCGAGCGGGCGCACCAACTTATCCCGGACGCATGA
- a CDS encoding alpha/beta hydrolase, with the protein MTRAKINRRSLLATASALSLTACVRVPTLMIVPEAAQSGVAETVFVASNRVFANGQFQSARQDDVTYTRFTVQIPQDRDAGAVRPGRARRTGPNLRTDFVASDGVHLGGEGRFQSELLAEARRRGTSEVMVFIHGFASSIGTGIYRTAQIRYDFEVPGVAVHYAWPSSGSYIGYAYDRDSALFARDGLEELITGIMQTDLDVVLVAHSLGSSVVMEVLRQLRIAGRNALIDRIHGVILFSPDLDVDVFRSQASRIGDLPQPFVIFTSQRDQALTFSSIMAGRTARVGNLATADQVAEFDVTLIDVSAFEGGVRDRLNHFAGATSQSAVQILRDAAQINSAFEDGPDARPGLLPGTILTIQNATLVLLDPEHAR; encoded by the coding sequence ATGACCCGCGCCAAGATTAATCGACGATCCCTTTTGGCCACGGCCTCCGCGTTGTCACTGACGGCTTGTGTGCGGGTGCCGACCCTGATGATCGTGCCCGAGGCTGCCCAGAGTGGTGTCGCCGAGACAGTGTTTGTCGCATCGAACCGGGTCTTCGCGAACGGACAATTCCAATCCGCACGGCAGGACGATGTCACATACACCCGCTTCACGGTCCAAATCCCGCAGGATCGGGACGCGGGCGCAGTACGGCCGGGGCGCGCGCGTAGGACTGGGCCCAACCTGCGCACCGATTTTGTAGCCAGTGACGGCGTACATCTTGGCGGCGAGGGAAGGTTTCAAAGCGAATTACTGGCAGAGGCCCGCAGACGGGGCACAAGCGAGGTGATGGTTTTCATCCACGGGTTCGCCAGTTCCATTGGAACAGGGATCTACCGCACCGCCCAGATCCGTTACGATTTTGAGGTTCCGGGCGTCGCCGTTCACTATGCCTGGCCAAGTTCGGGCAGTTACATCGGTTACGCTTATGACCGCGATTCCGCCTTGTTTGCACGGGATGGGTTGGAAGAGCTGATCACTGGGATCATGCAAACCGATCTTGATGTGGTTCTGGTCGCGCATTCTCTCGGGTCAAGCGTGGTGATGGAAGTCTTGCGTCAACTTCGCATCGCAGGTCGTAATGCTTTGATTGATCGCATTCACGGCGTGATCCTGTTCTCGCCTGATCTGGATGTGGATGTGTTCCGCAGTCAGGCATCGCGGATCGGGGATTTGCCGCAACCGTTTGTTATTTTTACGTCACAGCGCGACCAGGCGCTCACCTTCTCGTCCATCATGGCGGGCCGCACGGCTCGTGTGGGCAATCTGGCGACTGCAGATCAGGTGGCGGAATTCGATGTGACGTTGATCGACGTGTCCGCCTTTGAGGGGGGTGTCCGAGATCGGCTGAACCATTTTGCGGGCGCGACGTCCCAATCTGCCGTACAGATTTTGCGGGATGCCGCGCAGATCAACAGTGCCTTTGAAGATGGGCCAGATGCGCGGCCAGGTCTATTGCCGGGCACAATCCTGACGATCCAGAACGCGACATTGGTGTTGCTTGACCCCGAACATGCCCGTTAG
- the crtC gene encoding carotenoid 1,2-hydratase: protein MSDDGKQAISIIGFIGSVFSPWYRWSGRKNPANNCCLNVATYGRGGRWTMTDRGEEALSLSRDTLQIGPSAMVWKGDQLEVHIDEISTPHAQRVKGTVTIHPTAVTDQELLLNPDGAHVWRPFAPTARIEVALNRPGWTWSGHGYFDANFGTRALEADFSYWTWGRFPLRDGSACFYDLERRDGTSLATGVGFAADGTPHTIQMPPKQRLKRPFWMVRRDTRADAGYTPRQVKPMLDAPFYNRSAIRTQINGEETVGVYEALDLDRFRGPWLMPMLAMRVPRRKGWPGT, encoded by the coding sequence ATCAGCGACGATGGCAAACAGGCCATCTCCATCATCGGCTTCATAGGGTCGGTTTTCAGCCCCTGGTATCGGTGGAGCGGGCGCAAGAACCCGGCCAACAATTGCTGCCTGAACGTCGCAACCTACGGGCGTGGCGGACGCTGGACTATGACGGACCGGGGGGAAGAGGCCTTGAGCCTGTCCCGCGATACGCTTCAGATCGGGCCAAGTGCGATGGTCTGGAAGGGCGACCAGCTTGAGGTTCACATCGATGAGATCTCCACGCCCCACGCCCAACGCGTGAAGGGAACTGTCACGATCCACCCCACCGCTGTCACGGACCAGGAGCTACTGTTGAACCCGGACGGTGCCCACGTTTGGCGACCTTTTGCGCCCACCGCCCGGATTGAGGTTGCGCTGAACAGGCCCGGTTGGACGTGGTCCGGCCACGGTTATTTTGACGCCAATTTCGGCACCCGCGCGTTGGAGGCCGATTTTAGCTATTGGACGTGGGGACGGTTCCCCCTGCGGGACGGATCGGCTTGTTTCTACGATTTGGAGCGGCGCGACGGGACGAGCCTGGCAACTGGGGTCGGTTTTGCCGCCGATGGCACGCCACATACCATCCAGATGCCGCCAAAACAGAGACTAAAGCGCCCGTTTTGGATGGTTCGCCGCGACACGCGGGCCGATGCCGGATACACGCCCCGTCAGGTCAAACCGATGCTGGATGCGCCATTCTACAACCGCTCCGCCATTCGCACGCAGATCAACGGCGAGGAAACCGTCGGCGTCTATGAAGCACTGGACCTTGACCGGTTTCGCGGCCCCTGGCTGATGCCGATGCTGGCCATGCGCGTGCCGCGCCGCAAAGGTTGGCCCGGCACGTAG
- the hslV gene encoding ATP-dependent protease subunit HslV — MAKEEFPGWHGTTIIGVRKGGKVVVAGDGQVSLGPTVIKGSARKVRRLSPGGYDVVCGFAGSTADAFTLLERLEAKLEATPGQLQRASVELAKDWRTDKYLQKLEAMLIVTDGSELYIITGAGDVLEPEHDIAAIGSGGNFALAAARGMMDSDKDAEAVARDAMAIASDICVYTNGNLTVETISA; from the coding sequence ATGGCGAAAGAAGAATTCCCCGGTTGGCACGGCACAACAATCATCGGTGTGCGTAAGGGCGGCAAGGTCGTTGTGGCTGGTGATGGGCAAGTCAGTCTTGGGCCGACTGTGATCAAAGGCTCCGCCCGGAAGGTGCGGCGACTGTCGCCCGGTGGCTATGATGTGGTGTGCGGATTTGCGGGCTCCACCGCGGACGCCTTCACGCTACTGGAACGGCTTGAGGCCAAGCTGGAAGCCACGCCCGGACAATTGCAGCGGGCAAGCGTGGAGCTGGCCAAGGACTGGCGGACAGACAAATATCTGCAAAAGCTGGAAGCGATGCTGATCGTCACCGATGGCAGTGAGCTTTATATCATCACCGGTGCGGGCGACGTGCTGGAACCGGAACACGACATTGCGGCGATCGGATCGGGCGGAAACTTCGCCTTGGCTGCCGCGCGCGGTATGATGGACAGTGACAAGGATGCCGAAGCCGTCGCCCGGGATGCCATGGCGATTGCCTCGGATATTTGCGTCTATACCAACGGCAATCTTACTGTTGAGACGATCTCTGCATGA
- the bchC gene encoding chlorophyll synthesis pathway protein BchC: MHTTAVILEGPKALGLGQVDLCAPSDGDLVIDVSHSGISTGTEKLFWSGQMPPFPGMGYPLVPGYEAAGEVVEAAANTGFKPGDRVFVPGANCYGDVKGLFGGASARLVSAADRVVRIDPALKAEGALLALAATARHAMAGMDKQLPELIVGHGVFGRLLARLTIAAGGKAPTVWEIDADRAQGATGYEVLHPDADDRKDYSCIYDASGQSDLLNTLIARLKKGGEIVLAGFYPEPLTFAFPPAFMREARMRIAAEWTRDDLIATRDLIDHGALSLDDLITHTRNSDQAAEAYQTAFEDAACLKMILNWAPSSREATGRNGETVQ; encoded by the coding sequence TTGCACACCACAGCAGTCATATTGGAAGGACCGAAGGCTCTGGGCCTGGGACAGGTTGACCTGTGCGCTCCATCCGACGGTGATCTGGTGATTGATGTGTCGCATTCCGGGATCTCTACCGGGACGGAGAAATTGTTCTGGTCTGGCCAGATGCCACCATTCCCCGGCATGGGATATCCCCTCGTGCCCGGATATGAGGCGGCAGGTGAGGTGGTGGAAGCTGCGGCAAACACAGGCTTCAAGCCGGGGGACCGCGTCTTTGTTCCCGGTGCAAATTGCTATGGTGATGTGAAGGGCCTTTTTGGTGGCGCATCGGCACGCCTTGTGTCCGCCGCCGACCGAGTTGTGCGGATTGATCCGGCATTGAAAGCCGAGGGCGCGCTGCTTGCCCTTGCAGCAACCGCCCGCCACGCGATGGCAGGGATGGACAAGCAGTTGCCTGAGCTGATTGTGGGCCATGGCGTCTTCGGGCGCCTTCTGGCCCGTTTGACGATTGCCGCCGGTGGGAAAGCGCCCACCGTTTGGGAAATCGATGCCGACCGCGCCCAAGGGGCCACCGGCTACGAGGTCCTGCATCCCGATGCCGATGATCGCAAGGATTATAGCTGTATCTACGATGCCAGCGGCCAGTCCGACCTTCTGAACACCTTGATCGCTCGTCTCAAGAAGGGTGGAGAGATCGTGCTCGCTGGGTTCTACCCCGAGCCTCTGACCTTCGCGTTTCCGCCGGCCTTCATGCGCGAGGCGCGGATGCGTATCGCCGCAGAATGGACGCGCGATGACCTGATTGCCACGCGCGATCTGATCGACCACGGCGCGCTGAGCCTTGATGACCTCATCACGCACACACGCAATTCAGACCAGGCCGCGGAAGCGTATCAGACCGCCTTCGAAGACGCGGCTTGCCTGAAAATGATCCTGAACTGGGCGCCCTCAAGCCGCGAAGCGACAG
- a CDS encoding methyltransferase, with product MALADPQDTKTSLKDRFYAWRTALIGSRRFQQRAARLPIAATLARKDGEALFDLVAGFAHSQILMAFVEFDLPDHLRLQPRTLADLSRRTGVSEPRMKVLAQGASALGLMARQSDGRYALGRLGAALPGIPGLQQMIRHHDVLYRDLADPVAFFKDGSDTELAGFWPYVFGASGNVDPQVAATYSELMADSQALVAEEALAHLDLSGVKTLLDVGGGTGVFLSAAGHAYPDLNLHLFDLPAVIAPATARFERDGVSSRADITGGSFRTDVLPNCADAISLVRVLYDHADETVSMLLAKAHAALPSGGRIIVAEPMSGGDTPNRPGDAYFGPYCMAMRTGKARSAAEISGHLAHAGFHDVTIVRTGRPFVTGMVCAAKA from the coding sequence ATGGCGCTCGCCGATCCGCAAGACACCAAAACATCCCTGAAAGACCGCTTCTATGCGTGGCGGACGGCTCTGATCGGGTCGCGTCGCTTTCAACAGCGCGCAGCCCGTCTGCCCATCGCCGCGACACTTGCCAGGAAAGATGGTGAGGCGCTGTTCGATCTGGTTGCAGGCTTTGCGCACAGTCAGATCCTGATGGCTTTCGTGGAGTTTGACCTGCCTGATCACCTTCGTCTTCAACCGCGCACTCTAGCTGACTTATCCCGCCGCACTGGCGTGTCCGAGCCGCGCATGAAAGTTCTTGCCCAGGGCGCATCTGCCCTTGGGTTGATGGCACGGCAAAGCGATGGGCGATACGCTTTGGGACGGCTCGGGGCGGCGCTGCCCGGGATACCTGGCCTGCAACAGATGATCCGCCACCATGATGTCCTGTACCGTGATCTTGCGGATCCGGTGGCGTTTTTCAAAGACGGCTCCGATACGGAGCTTGCAGGGTTCTGGCCTTACGTGTTTGGCGCATCCGGCAACGTCGACCCGCAGGTCGCTGCAACCTATTCTGAATTGATGGCCGACAGCCAAGCGCTTGTGGCGGAGGAGGCTCTGGCACATCTGGATCTGTCTGGCGTGAAAACCCTATTGGACGTTGGTGGCGGCACCGGGGTGTTCCTGTCTGCGGCTGGGCATGCCTACCCTGATCTGAACCTTCATCTGTTCGACCTGCCCGCCGTGATCGCGCCCGCTACGGCCCGGTTCGAGAGGGACGGAGTGTCCAGTCGCGCTGACATAACGGGCGGGTCGTTCCGTACTGATGTGCTGCCAAACTGCGCAGATGCCATCAGCTTGGTTCGGGTTTTGTACGACCATGCCGACGAGACGGTGAGTATGTTGCTGGCCAAAGCTCACGCCGCGTTGCCATCCGGCGGGCGCATCATCGTGGCAGAGCCCATGTCTGGCGGGGATACGCCGAACAGACCCGGGGATGCCTACTTTGGCCCGTATTGTATGGCGATGAGAACGGGCAAGGCCCGGAGTGCGGCTGAAATTTCCGGCCATCTGGCCCATGCGGGCTTCCATGACGTCACGATTGTGCGCACCGGACGGCCGTTCGTCACCGGGATGGTTTGCGCCGCCAAGGCCTGA
- the hslU gene encoding ATP-dependent protease ATPase subunit HslU — MSDLTPREIVSELDRFIIGQSDAKRAVAVALRNRWRRKQLGDDLRDEVYPKNILMIGPTGVGKTEISRRLAKLAKAPFIKVEATKFTEVGYVGRDVEQIIRDLVDAAQVMIRENMREEVKAKAHDAAEERVIEALAGKDAREQTRDMFRKKLRAGELDDTVIELEVADNSNPLGGFEIPSQPGGMGGMGPGMMNLGDLFKGMGGRTVKRRLTVAASYDLLIEDEADKLLDAETVTKEALSAVEQSGIVFIDEIDKVCAKSDARGADVSREGVQRDLLPLIEGTTVSTKHGPVKTDHILFIASGAFHIAKPSDLLPELQGRLPIRVNLRALTEDDFVRILTETDNALTRQYTALMATEEVAVEFTDGGIRALAHIAAEVNESVENIGARRLYTVLERVFEELSFTAPDRSGDAVTVDEAFVEQNLGELTRSTDLSRYVL; from the coding sequence ATGAGTGATCTGACCCCCCGCGAAATCGTCTCGGAACTTGACCGGTTCATCATTGGCCAGTCCGACGCCAAACGCGCCGTGGCCGTGGCCTTGCGCAATCGGTGGCGGCGCAAGCAATTGGGCGATGACCTGCGCGACGAAGTCTACCCGAAGAATATCCTGATGATTGGGCCCACAGGCGTCGGCAAGACCGAAATCTCTCGCCGTCTGGCAAAGCTCGCCAAAGCCCCGTTCATCAAGGTGGAGGCCACGAAATTCACCGAAGTGGGCTATGTCGGACGTGATGTGGAACAGATCATCCGCGATCTGGTTGACGCCGCCCAGGTCATGATCCGAGAAAACATGCGCGAAGAGGTTAAAGCCAAGGCCCATGACGCGGCAGAGGAGCGTGTGATCGAAGCGCTCGCCGGAAAAGACGCCCGCGAACAGACCCGTGACATGTTCCGCAAGAAACTCCGCGCCGGAGAGTTGGACGATACCGTGATCGAGCTGGAAGTGGCCGACAATTCCAACCCCCTAGGCGGGTTCGAGATCCCCAGCCAACCGGGCGGTATGGGTGGCATGGGTCCGGGCATGATGAACCTGGGAGATCTGTTCAAAGGTATGGGCGGGCGCACGGTGAAGCGACGCCTGACGGTCGCCGCAAGCTATGATTTGCTGATCGAAGACGAGGCCGACAAACTGCTGGACGCGGAAACCGTCACGAAGGAGGCACTGAGCGCGGTGGAGCAAAGCGGGATCGTGTTCATCGACGAGATCGACAAGGTCTGTGCCAAGTCCGATGCTCGCGGCGCGGATGTGTCCCGTGAAGGCGTGCAACGGGATCTGTTGCCACTGATCGAGGGAACGACGGTATCGACCAAGCACGGGCCGGTGAAAACGGACCATATCCTGTTTATCGCATCGGGCGCGTTTCACATTGCCAAGCCCTCGGACCTGTTGCCGGAACTCCAGGGCCGTTTGCCGATCCGCGTCAATCTGCGCGCGCTCACAGAAGATGACTTTGTACGCATTCTCACGGAAACGGATAATGCGCTGACCCGGCAATACACGGCCTTGATGGCCACGGAAGAGGTGGCGGTCGAATTTACCGACGGCGGCATTCGTGCACTGGCCCATATCGCGGCGGAGGTGAATGAAAGCGTAGAGAATATCGGCGCGCGCAGGCTCTACACCGTGTTGGAACGGGTGTTTGAAGAGCTGAGTTTCACCGCGCCAGACCGTTCAGGCGATGCAGTGACCGTGGACGAGGCATTCGTTGAACAGAACCTTGGCGAATTGACCCGGAGTACGGATCTCAGCCGTTATGTTCTGTGA
- the crtD gene encoding 1-hydroxycarotenoid 3,4-desaturase CrtD: protein MEGYLLGDSAHNAVVIGAGIGGLSAALRLAARGVRVTVVEMADAPGGKIRTAPSAAGPVDIGPTVLTMRPVFEALFADVGERLADHVTLHKDPLLARHFWRDGSTLDLYDDPDASIAAVHAFAGSKAARQFQRFASSAKQLYEAFDGPIMQSAAPALLPLTAHVLKNPKLIPAMMPGLSLARRLRLSFDDPRLRQLFGRYATYVGGSPYQSPAVLGLIWHSEAQGVWSVEGGMHALARALHDLAVAKGVQFQFGVAVDQITQHGGSVSGVHLADGTHLAAGTVVFNGDPRALSKGLLEASAIPHAGTEPRSLSAFVWGFAAEPSGVELAHHNVFFCDDPKLEFGDLAKDQMPRDATLYVCAQDRGITQPNGPERFEIIMNGPPGHKTSEEAEKTCQTRTFETLQQMGLTFSPRPERHALTTPKDFNQAFPASDGSLYGRSPHGMMATFQRPTARTTVKGLYLAGGGAHPGAGVPMACLSGKHAAEAILTDLALTSTSPRTATPGGTSMGSATMANRPSPSSAS from the coding sequence TTGGAGGGTTATCTACTGGGAGATTCTGCGCATAACGCTGTGGTCATTGGTGCCGGGATCGGCGGCCTTTCGGCTGCGTTGCGCCTTGCGGCCCGTGGTGTACGTGTGACCGTAGTGGAGATGGCGGATGCGCCGGGTGGTAAAATACGAACCGCCCCGTCCGCCGCTGGACCAGTGGATATCGGACCCACGGTTCTGACCATGCGGCCGGTGTTCGAGGCCTTATTCGCCGATGTCGGCGAGCGGTTGGCAGATCATGTGACCCTCCACAAAGATCCGCTGTTGGCTCGGCATTTTTGGCGCGATGGATCGACGCTTGATCTATACGACGATCCTGACGCAAGCATCGCCGCTGTTCATGCCTTCGCCGGATCCAAGGCGGCGCGGCAGTTCCAGCGTTTCGCGTCTTCGGCCAAACAATTGTATGAGGCCTTCGACGGACCCATCATGCAATCCGCTGCCCCGGCCCTTCTGCCTCTGACCGCCCATGTCCTGAAAAACCCAAAGCTCATTCCCGCGATGATGCCAGGCCTGAGCCTTGCGCGGCGGTTGCGACTGTCCTTCGACGACCCACGCTTGCGGCAATTGTTCGGGCGATATGCGACCTATGTGGGTGGTTCGCCATATCAAAGCCCTGCTGTCCTCGGCCTGATCTGGCATTCGGAGGCGCAGGGCGTCTGGTCGGTAGAAGGTGGCATGCATGCTCTGGCACGTGCGCTCCACGACTTGGCCGTCGCCAAAGGTGTCCAGTTTCAGTTTGGCGTCGCCGTCGATCAGATCACGCAACACGGCGGCTCTGTTTCTGGCGTACATCTGGCGGATGGAACGCACCTTGCGGCCGGCACGGTCGTGTTTAACGGCGACCCCCGTGCACTGTCGAAGGGTCTGCTGGAGGCAAGTGCCATCCCGCACGCGGGCACTGAGCCGCGGAGCCTGTCGGCCTTTGTCTGGGGGTTCGCGGCGGAGCCATCAGGCGTTGAGCTTGCCCATCACAACGTGTTCTTCTGCGACGACCCTAAGTTGGAATTTGGGGACCTCGCCAAGGATCAGATGCCGCGCGACGCCACATTGTACGTCTGCGCGCAGGATCGCGGCATCACCCAACCGAATGGACCTGAGCGGTTCGAGATCATCATGAACGGACCCCCCGGCCATAAGACGAGTGAGGAGGCTGAAAAAACATGCCAAACACGCACGTTCGAGACTTTGCAACAGATGGGGCTGACCTTCTCACCAAGGCCGGAGAGACACGCCCTGACGACCCCCAAAGACTTCAACCAAGCCTTTCCCGCGTCGGACGGTTCCCTTTACGGACGGAGCCCGCATGGCATGATGGCGACCTTCCAAAGGCCGACGGCGCGCACGACGGTGAAGGGGCTATATCTGGCAGGCGGTGGAGCACATCCGGGGGCGGGGGTGCCGATGGCCTGCCTCTCCGGCAAGCACGCGGCCGAGGCGATCTTGACCGACCTTGCTTTGACATCAACGTCCCCGAGGACGGCTACGCCTGGTGGTACGTCGATGGGATCAGCGACGATGGCAAACAGGCCATCTCCATCATCGGCTTCATAG
- a CDS encoding Smr/MutS family protein — protein MARRGKRGLSADDKAIWEKVAATATPMDRSGVPKITEETLPKKTPPLRPQPSTTADRLPAFRVGEKSSFNKGAVNHAPSLSVQLAHAPVRMDHGTHKRMTRGKLKPEGRIDLHGMTLSEAHPALISFIFHAHEAERRLVLVITGKGKDRDSGGPIPIRRGILKHQIPNWLTSPPLGAMILDIREAHQRHGGGGAYYVYLKRRR, from the coding sequence ATGGCGCGGCGTGGCAAACGGGGTCTGTCGGCGGACGACAAGGCGATTTGGGAGAAGGTTGCGGCGACGGCGACGCCCATGGATCGCTCTGGCGTACCCAAGATCACTGAAGAAACGCTGCCCAAGAAAACGCCCCCGCTCCGCCCGCAACCGTCGACAACCGCCGACAGGCTTCCCGCCTTTCGGGTGGGCGAAAAGTCGTCGTTCAACAAAGGAGCCGTCAACCACGCGCCGAGCCTGTCGGTACAGCTTGCCCATGCCCCGGTCCGTATGGATCATGGCACGCACAAACGCATGACACGGGGCAAGCTGAAGCCGGAAGGGCGCATTGACTTGCACGGTATGACCCTGTCTGAGGCGCACCCCGCGCTCATCAGTTTTATTTTCCATGCCCATGAAGCGGAGAGGCGTTTGGTCTTGGTGATTACCGGCAAAGGAAAGGACCGCGATAGTGGCGGGCCGATCCCGATCCGGCGGGGAATCCTCAAACACCAGATTCCGAATTGGCTGACCTCGCCCCCGCTGGGTGCGATGATCCTGGATATACGGGAAGCGCATCAACGGCACGGTGGTGGCGGAGCTTATTACGTGTATCTCAAGCGCCGTCGCTAA
- a CDS encoding polyprenyl synthetase family protein, whose amino-acid sequence MPLKPRIEHAISAAITQAQGNVAPTKLASALEYSVTPGGARIRPTICLSVALACGDPQPAMADAAATAIELIHCASLVHDDMPCFDDADVRRGKPSVHKAYSEPLALLAGDSLIIASFEVLTRVAHHDPLRAIELMKILGQSTGMPGGICAGQGWESEDKIDLSAYHRAKTGALFTAATRMGAAAAGEDPEPWTELGARIGEAFQVADDLRDALYDEATLGKPAHQDEIHDRPNAVTEFGVRGAIRRLEDILSGAISSIPACPGEAMLAEMVRKTAERLTPVMPPVQAAE is encoded by the coding sequence ATGCCCTTGAAACCCCGGATTGAGCACGCAATTTCCGCGGCTATCACACAGGCGCAGGGCAATGTCGCGCCCACGAAGCTGGCCTCCGCCCTTGAATATTCCGTGACCCCCGGTGGTGCTCGCATTCGTCCTACGATTTGCCTGTCCGTTGCCCTGGCATGCGGTGATCCACAACCCGCGATGGCTGATGCCGCGGCGACCGCGATCGAGCTGATCCACTGTGCCAGCCTTGTCCATGATGATATGCCCTGTTTTGACGACGCTGATGTGCGGCGGGGGAAGCCCTCCGTCCACAAGGCTTATTCCGAGCCGCTGGCGCTTCTGGCGGGTGACAGCCTGATCATCGCATCCTTTGAGGTTCTGACCCGGGTCGCCCATCATGATCCGCTCCGCGCCATTGAGTTGATGAAAATCCTTGGCCAATCCACCGGCATGCCCGGCGGCATCTGTGCCGGGCAGGGGTGGGAGAGTGAGGACAAGATCGACCTCTCCGCCTATCACCGCGCCAAGACCGGTGCGCTTTTTACCGCCGCCACGCGTATGGGCGCCGCGGCCGCCGGGGAAGATCCGGAACCGTGGACCGAACTTGGGGCCCGTATTGGCGAAGCCTTTCAGGTCGCCGATGACTTGCGGGATGCGCTTTATGATGAGGCGACACTTGGGAAGCCCGCCCATCAAGACGAAATCCATGACCGCCCCAATGCTGTGACCGAGTTTGGCGTGCGTGGGGCCATCAGGCGGTTGGAAGATATCCTCTCCGGCGCGATTTCCTCCATTCCGGCTTGTCCGGGGGAGGCGATGCTGGCCGAAATGGTACGCAAAACTGCGGAACGTCTGACGCCCGTGATGCCTCCGGTTCAGGCCGCTGAATAA
- a CDS encoding Tim44/TimA family putative adaptor protein has product MNSSLLSLLVLAGIAIFLILRLRSVLGTRDGFEKPPVAPGSSRRDVRRDFEVIEGGPDDDILDHVDDGSDSAKALAAMKMAEPGFRVGEFLGGARQAYEMILMAFERGDVDGLRPFLADDVLETFETVIDQRNEQGLSIEAEFVGVREITLQEATFDRSAGVGEVTVRFIGELTSVVRNADGEIIEGDATEIKRQRDVWTFARKMGADDPNWALVATDG; this is encoded by the coding sequence ATGAACTCCTCCCTTTTGTCCTTGTTGGTGCTGGCTGGCATCGCGATTTTCCTGATTTTGCGCCTGCGCTCCGTGTTGGGCACGCGCGATGGTTTTGAAAAGCCCCCCGTCGCACCTGGATCCAGCCGTCGCGATGTGCGTCGTGATTTTGAGGTGATCGAAGGGGGCCCCGACGATGACATCCTCGACCATGTCGATGACGGATCTGACAGCGCCAAGGCTCTGGCCGCGATGAAAATGGCGGAACCTGGCTTCCGTGTTGGCGAATTTCTTGGCGGCGCGCGTCAGGCGTATGAGATGATCCTGATGGCGTTTGAGCGGGGCGATGTCGACGGTCTGCGTCCGTTCCTGGCCGACGACGTGTTGGAAACGTTTGAGACAGTGATCGACCAGCGCAATGAACAGGGCCTGTCCATCGAGGCGGAGTTCGTTGGTGTGCGAGAGATTACCTTGCAAGAGGCCACGTTTGACCGGTCCGCCGGCGTCGGGGAAGTAACGGTGCGGTTCATTGGTGAGCTTACTAGCGTTGTGCGCAATGCCGACGGCGAGATCATCGAAGGGGACGCAACAGAGATCAAACGCCAACGCGATGTCTGGACCTTTGCCCGTAAAATGGGCGCCGATGATCCGAACTGGGCCCTGGTGGCAACCGACGGATGA